A stretch of Imperialibacter roseus DNA encodes these proteins:
- a CDS encoding saccharopine dehydrogenase family protein, giving the protein MGKVLIIGAGGVGRVVAYKCAKNSSVFTEIMLASRTKSKCDDIAADIKKDLGVSIQTAKVDADVVPELVKLINSFRPDIVINVALPYQDLTIMDACLETKVNYLDTANYEPKEEAKFEYSWQWAYQEKFKAAGLTAVLGCGFDPGATGVFTSYAAKHYFDEIHYLDIVDCNAGDHGKAFATNFNPEINIREVTQEGKFFEDGKWKITKPHEIGKDINYPNIGPMKSYLIYHEELESLVKNFPTMKRARFWMTFSDNYLTHLRVILNIGMGSIEPINYNGMEIVPLQFLKAVLPDPGDLGENYKGETSIGCRVRGIKNGAEKTYYVYNNCKHPDAYRETKAQGVSYTTGVPAMIGAKLVLEGKWGGAGVFNVEQFNPDPFMEEMNKQGLPWHELHDVDLEMD; this is encoded by the coding sequence ATGGGAAAAGTACTCATTATTGGTGCCGGCGGAGTCGGTCGTGTGGTGGCTTACAAATGCGCCAAAAATTCAAGTGTGTTTACTGAAATCATGCTCGCCAGCAGAACCAAATCCAAGTGCGATGACATTGCCGCTGACATAAAAAAAGACTTGGGTGTAAGCATACAAACCGCTAAAGTAGATGCGGATGTAGTGCCTGAGCTGGTCAAGTTAATTAACAGTTTCCGCCCTGACATTGTCATTAATGTGGCACTTCCTTATCAGGATCTTACTATCATGGATGCTTGTTTGGAGACCAAAGTAAACTACCTCGACACAGCGAACTACGAGCCCAAAGAAGAAGCCAAGTTTGAGTACAGCTGGCAGTGGGCATATCAGGAAAAATTCAAAGCTGCCGGCCTGACAGCCGTGTTAGGTTGCGGTTTCGACCCAGGCGCTACAGGTGTTTTCACTTCCTACGCCGCCAAGCATTATTTTGATGAAATTCACTACCTCGATATTGTTGATTGTAACGCCGGAGACCACGGAAAGGCTTTTGCTACCAACTTCAATCCTGAAATAAACATTCGTGAAGTAACGCAGGAAGGAAAATTCTTTGAGGATGGCAAGTGGAAAATAACAAAACCACATGAAATAGGTAAGGATATTAACTATCCGAACATCGGGCCCATGAAATCTTACCTGATTTACCATGAAGAACTCGAGTCGCTGGTGAAAAACTTCCCCACGATGAAAAGAGCCCGCTTCTGGATGACCTTCAGCGACAACTACCTGACTCACCTCAGAGTGATTCTGAACATAGGCATGGGCAGCATTGAGCCAATCAACTACAATGGAATGGAAATCGTGCCGCTTCAGTTTTTAAAAGCTGTATTGCCTGACCCGGGAGATCTTGGAGAAAACTACAAGGGCGAAACCTCGATTGGTTGCAGGGTGCGTGGGATAAAAAATGGTGCTGAAAAGACCTATTACGTTTACAATAACTGTAAGCACCCTGATGCATACCGTGAAACCAAAGCTCAGGGCGTTTCCTATACCACTGGTGTGCCTGCTATGATTGGCGCTAAACTTGTGCTTGAAGGCAAGTGGGGCGGCGCTGGCGTGTTCAACGTTGAGCAGTTCAACCCTGATCCCTTCATGGAAGAAATGAACAAGCAGGGCTTACCATGGCATGAGCTGCATGATGTGGATCTTGAAATGGACTAA
- a CDS encoding 2OG-Fe(II) oxygenase, with amino-acid sequence MTTQTIETRFNQLADDLSENGYGIIESFLSDEEVKDILSVLDDYQEAGDLKRAGIGQAENHQVDKSQRGDLIRWIEPEKAKDPTQVYLDRMRELMQFINRTCFLSLKDFEFHYTLYPVGTFYKRHLDQFKQDDHRKLSVICYLNFDWREGDGGQLRMYKPVGADEQIVDVLPVAGRLICFRSDLLEHEVLPTARERKSLTGWLRDQLLDVPF; translated from the coding sequence ATGACTACACAAACCATCGAGACCCGCTTCAATCAACTTGCCGATGATCTTTCTGAAAATGGATACGGCATCATCGAGTCCTTTCTCAGCGATGAGGAGGTAAAGGACATTTTGAGTGTTTTGGATGACTATCAGGAAGCTGGCGACTTAAAGAGAGCCGGCATAGGGCAGGCTGAAAATCATCAGGTTGATAAATCGCAGCGGGGAGACTTGATCAGGTGGATAGAGCCTGAGAAAGCGAAGGATCCGACCCAGGTGTATTTGGATAGGATGAGGGAGCTGATGCAGTTCATCAACAGAACGTGCTTTCTAAGTCTGAAAGATTTTGAGTTTCATTACACGCTTTACCCGGTTGGCACTTTTTACAAACGGCATTTGGATCAGTTCAAGCAGGACGACCACCGTAAACTGAGTGTCATTTGCTATCTAAACTTCGATTGGAGGGAGGGGGACGGCGGACAGTTGCGGATGTACAAACCTGTTGGCGCTGACGAGCAGATAGTGGACGTGCTGCCTGTGGCAGGAAGATTGATCTGCTTCAGAAGCGATTTGCTGGAGCACGAAGTACTGCCAACTGCAAGAGAGAGGAAAAGCCTGACCGGTTGGCTGCGTGATCAACTGCTTGACGTGCCATTTTAA
- the nspC gene encoding carboxynorspermidine decarboxylase, producing MIDYSKIPSPCYLLEESLLRRNLELMNDVQERAGISIILAFKGFAMWSAFPLVRQYLKGATASSLSEAKLCFEEMKTKSHTYAVAYRDQEFDEIMALSSHITFNSLSQYERFKDNVVAYPEKISCGIRVNPEYSEVTTDLYNPSSPTSRLGMTAAHFGERLPEGIEGLHFHVLCESTSFTLENTLKAFEEKFGHLIPQVKWVNMGGGHLMTKKGYDTAHLVSILKAFREKWGVEVILEPGSAVAWETGDLVSTVLDVVENSGVKTAILDASFTCHMPDCLEMPYKPRIRGAKMDPEKGKPTYRMGGMSCLAGDYMSEYSFDKELQPGDLIVFEDMIHYTMVKTTTFNGVPHPSIGIWKEDNSFQLIREFGYEDYRNRLS from the coding sequence ATGATTGACTACTCAAAAATACCTTCGCCCTGCTATCTGCTGGAAGAGTCACTGCTCCGCAGAAACCTTGAGCTAATGAACGATGTGCAGGAGCGGGCCGGTATCAGCATCATTCTGGCGTTCAAAGGCTTTGCCATGTGGAGTGCCTTTCCCCTGGTGAGGCAATACCTGAAAGGGGCCACAGCAAGTTCGCTTTCTGAAGCCAAACTTTGCTTTGAGGAGATGAAAACAAAGTCGCACACGTATGCTGTAGCCTACCGTGATCAGGAGTTTGATGAGATCATGGCATTAAGTAGTCACATCACTTTTAATTCGCTTAGCCAGTATGAGCGATTCAAAGACAATGTTGTGGCCTACCCTGAAAAAATCTCATGTGGAATTCGGGTCAACCCCGAGTACTCAGAGGTAACAACCGACTTGTACAATCCTTCGTCGCCTACTTCCCGCCTGGGCATGACCGCTGCGCACTTTGGCGAAAGACTGCCAGAGGGCATTGAGGGGCTGCATTTCCATGTTTTATGCGAGTCGACCTCCTTCACCCTTGAAAATACGCTAAAAGCATTCGAAGAGAAGTTTGGTCACCTGATTCCACAGGTAAAATGGGTGAACATGGGGGGCGGGCACCTGATGACCAAAAAAGGATATGATACTGCCCACCTCGTTTCTATTCTGAAAGCCTTCCGGGAAAAATGGGGAGTAGAAGTCATCCTGGAGCCCGGCAGTGCCGTAGCCTGGGAAACTGGCGACCTGGTGTCTACTGTTCTCGATGTAGTAGAAAACTCAGGTGTAAAAACTGCCATTCTGGACGCTTCTTTTACCTGCCACATGCCCGATTGCCTGGAAATGCCCTACAAGCCAAGAATCAGAGGAGCCAAAATGGATCCTGAAAAAGGCAAACCCACCTACCGCATGGGGGGCATGAGCTGCCTGGCCGGAGACTACATGAGCGAATACTCATTCGATAAGGAGCTACAGCCTGGGGATCTGATTGTTTTTGAGGACATGATCCACTACACGATGGTGAAAACCACGACCTTCAACGGTGTACCCCATCCTTCTATTGGTATTTGGAAAGAAGATAACTCGTTCCAACTCATAAGGGAGTTTGGCTATGAGGACTACAGGAATCGCTTATCTTGA
- a CDS encoding cytochrome d ubiquinol oxidase subunit II has product MFEWVVLVLVISLLLYVLLGGADFGAGILELFSPKEKFDELKATTYQAIGPVWEANHVWLIIIIVILFNGFPAAFKVISIYLHIPLLLMLVGIIVRGTAFVFRHYDAVQGRSQKVYSRMFAWSSLVTPFFLGVIAGAIVLGRMPVGVENFHQAFVAPWLNWFTVAVGIFTSSLFAFLAATFLIPEIEDRGTKELFRKNALLTNILVVVTGGLVFVAGLVEKIDFPRLFFSHPFGLVSVILATAGLLVLAVTLRKKWDQLSRLLAGLQGSFIVLGWLALQYPNLIVFIDGTVITLEAAAAPELVISILGTMLAVGVVLILPALGYLIWVFKYRKGLR; this is encoded by the coding sequence ATGTTTGAGTGGGTTGTGCTGGTGCTGGTTATTTCGCTTTTACTTTATGTTCTGCTGGGCGGAGCCGACTTTGGTGCAGGCATTCTGGAATTGTTCTCACCGAAAGAAAAGTTTGATGAACTGAAAGCCACTACTTACCAGGCCATTGGGCCGGTGTGGGAGGCTAATCACGTATGGCTCATTATTATTATTGTTATTTTATTCAATGGCTTTCCGGCAGCCTTCAAAGTAATCTCCATTTACCTGCATATTCCGCTTTTGTTGATGCTTGTTGGCATCATTGTCAGAGGAACGGCTTTTGTGTTCCGGCATTATGATGCGGTTCAGGGTAGGTCTCAAAAGGTGTATTCCAGAATGTTTGCCTGGTCAAGCCTGGTGACACCCTTTTTTCTGGGAGTAATTGCAGGTGCCATAGTGCTGGGTAGAATGCCCGTTGGCGTTGAAAACTTCCATCAGGCGTTTGTGGCTCCATGGCTCAACTGGTTCACAGTGGCGGTTGGTATTTTCACATCATCACTCTTCGCTTTTTTGGCAGCTACGTTTCTAATACCTGAAATTGAGGATAGGGGCACCAAAGAGCTTTTTCGCAAGAACGCATTGCTAACGAACATATTGGTAGTAGTAACGGGCGGGCTGGTGTTTGTGGCTGGCCTTGTTGAAAAAATTGATTTTCCCAGGTTGTTCTTTTCCCACCCTTTCGGCCTTGTCAGTGTCATTCTTGCCACGGCAGGGCTTTTGGTACTGGCTGTTACGCTGAGGAAGAAATGGGATCAGCTTTCGAGACTGCTGGCAGGGCTGCAGGGAAGTTTCATTGTGCTGGGCTGGCTGGCACTTCAGTACCCTAATCTGATTGTGTTTATTGATGGGACGGTGATAACGCTTGAAGCAGCAGCAGCCCCGGAGCTGGTGATATCAATTTTAGGCACGATGTTGGCTGTTGGTGTTGTGTTAATATTACCAGCATTGGGCTATTTGATATGGGTTTTTAAGTATCGCAAAGGTTTGCGGTAA
- a CDS encoding LOG family protein yields the protein MMENNTDTNNHNEKKFLEGPGTRWREFKYIVKVALEFIRGFRALHFTGPCITVFGSARFQEDHPSYKAAQELGHHLALAGFTVMTGGGPGIMEAAPRGAKEVGGKTIGCNIVLPHEQHANPYLDIVVNFNYFFVRKVLLLKYSYGFVVMPGGAGTMDELFETLTLIQTGKIKGFPLVLFGKDYWSHLVSQLDHMVEEKTVSPEDLDLFLVTDSVEEAVEYIEKVSIKKFGLKRIMLKPSWVFGEKVSS from the coding sequence ATGATGGAGAACAACACCGATACTAATAACCATAACGAAAAGAAGTTTTTAGAGGGGCCCGGTACCCGATGGCGGGAATTTAAGTATATCGTAAAAGTGGCACTTGAGTTTATTCGTGGATTCAGGGCGTTGCACTTTACGGGGCCATGTATTACTGTGTTTGGCTCGGCAAGGTTTCAGGAAGATCACCCATCCTATAAAGCTGCACAAGAACTTGGGCACCACTTGGCACTTGCTGGGTTCACCGTAATGACAGGTGGTGGCCCGGGCATCATGGAGGCCGCACCAAGGGGAGCTAAAGAAGTTGGTGGTAAAACAATTGGCTGCAATATTGTGCTTCCACACGAGCAGCACGCCAATCCCTATCTCGACATTGTAGTCAACTTCAACTACTTCTTTGTGAGAAAAGTGCTTTTGCTAAAGTACTCCTATGGCTTTGTGGTGATGCCGGGCGGCGCTGGCACCATGGACGAGCTTTTTGAAACGTTGACGCTGATACAAACGGGGAAAATTAAGGGTTTCCCGCTGGTTTTGTTTGGCAAAGACTATTGGAGCCATCTGGTTAGCCAGCTGGACCACATGGTGGAGGAAAAGACCGTATCACCTGAAGACCTGGATCTGTTTCTGGTGACTGATTCAGTGGAGGAAGCCGTTGAATATATCGAAAAAGTGTCGATCAAGAAGTTTGGGCTAAAGCGGATCATGCTCAAGCCAAGCTGGGTTTTTGGAGAGAAGGTAAGTTCTTAA
- a CDS encoding DUF2341 domain-containing protein, translating to MSYICRAFFIVLLLALSTEVFSQTEGYGYGKRITIDASEVMGASPLTDFPVMIRFMGATADLDLRSVGNGGHVENTTGYDIIFGADQAGVTLLDHQIESYDPTTGEYVAWVRIPTLSNSVDTDIYMFYGNCSVSADPSVTSVWNSDFDAVYFLNDDFSDATGGTAGTNTGSTDTSPALIADGQNFGKNDYVQIPSASISTASGTVSIWARTPDFTGNEKYLFGHTSNPSGFADRIQLYSDDNVGGLDLGFGNNHNLEQGIATLAVDVWNYIALTWNGTTCSVYVNGQLEHTEAYGGLGTLESYLDIGNDGRATGSRNEGWNGDLDHARLSNEVFSASWIETEYNNQREDATFYTTSGEFNASRTFYSFASGAWESNSSWSFTPDGSSGAVGAGVFPKRTDNVVIQNGHTITIDNVDDNGGCSQSPADLARANVGAFTGSTDQMFYHTGDIVVANGGTLTSSEEVMIEGYTLVENGGTFTVTEDIVNLGYFELAATANFTNTDDLILSGNSVAIIDNTSFGADDIYIDWTDATLCGSGIVNLGNGGADPTVQFFNGGTLDQVCADFSLTCSSNCGAFPITPTGNFITGNAGPGGVGDQNNNQLWLRANDLSLSDGVAVTTWPDASGNGLSAVSSGVTAEEPTFNANAVNTSLPSVSFDGGDFLTLGTPAGLNLIPGTDSWSFFAVYNVPSGNNGTIFSKATATSGTRQYQYTFDGNTFTSFIGGNYGLGTINTADSWAIGAHINNTTAKNSWSDEAVNVSGGGVGTGTVATTDVLVGARRGTATTTGFLLTGDIAEIAMYDGEVNTAQRIIIDNYLSAKYDIDISASGNDVYTMDDPANGDYDFEVAGIGRAADGSAHVDARGSGILRVWNPSDLDDGEFMFWGHDNAAISSTSKAIGTDVDGTVIEEKLSRNWTVTKTGDVGTVSISFDFSGVGGSPLGSNLRLLVDRDGDFSTNDVTPLAGTVSNKIAVFSGVSFQDGDRFSLGNTDVSVPLPVELLSFSAMATSSMVTIEWATGSELNNDFFAVESSVDAQNWQEILQVKGAGTTSEKRTYRAVDHQPYPGKSFYRLKQTDFDGTISYSDIEKVDFTLSSDLTVYPNPSGNRFKLKGSHNLNPSHVKVYNTAGQHIKPKVTVASGELVIDLISYPSGVYILHFPANGSLQSFRLVKL from the coding sequence GGCTATGGCAAGCGAATTACTATCGATGCATCTGAAGTAATGGGTGCAAGTCCACTAACTGATTTCCCTGTCATGATCAGGTTCATGGGTGCCACCGCCGATTTGGATTTAAGATCGGTAGGCAACGGGGGTCACGTTGAAAACACTACCGGGTACGACATCATTTTTGGTGCTGACCAGGCAGGTGTAACCCTGCTGGATCATCAAATTGAGTCGTACGATCCTACGACAGGCGAATACGTGGCCTGGGTTAGAATTCCGACACTGAGCAATTCTGTTGATACGGATATTTACATGTTCTATGGGAATTGTTCAGTGTCAGCAGACCCCTCCGTTACCAGTGTGTGGAATTCAGATTTTGACGCCGTGTATTTCCTCAACGACGACTTCAGCGATGCTACTGGCGGAACTGCGGGAACAAATACAGGAAGCACCGACACATCGCCAGCTTTAATTGCTGACGGGCAAAATTTTGGGAAAAATGACTATGTGCAAATCCCTTCAGCTTCTATTTCTACTGCAAGCGGTACAGTTTCAATTTGGGCTCGTACCCCTGATTTTACCGGAAATGAAAAATATCTGTTTGGTCACACATCAAACCCCAGTGGTTTTGCCGACCGTATTCAGTTATATTCTGATGACAACGTTGGAGGGCTGGATTTAGGGTTTGGCAATAATCACAACCTGGAGCAGGGCATTGCCACTTTAGCAGTTGATGTCTGGAACTATATTGCCCTTACCTGGAATGGTACAACGTGTTCTGTGTATGTTAATGGCCAATTGGAGCACACCGAAGCCTATGGTGGTTTAGGTACACTGGAAAGCTACCTCGACATTGGTAACGATGGTAGAGCAACAGGCTCCCGCAATGAGGGTTGGAATGGCGACCTTGATCACGCCAGACTGTCGAATGAGGTTTTCAGCGCCAGCTGGATCGAAACTGAGTACAACAATCAACGTGAAGATGCAACATTTTACACCACCAGTGGGGAGTTCAATGCTTCACGCACATTCTACTCTTTTGCTTCTGGAGCATGGGAATCCAATTCCAGCTGGTCTTTTACTCCTGACGGTTCCAGCGGTGCGGTGGGGGCTGGCGTCTTTCCGAAAAGAACTGACAATGTCGTTATACAAAATGGTCACACTATTACAATTGATAATGTAGACGATAATGGCGGGTGTTCCCAATCGCCGGCGGATCTGGCGAGAGCCAATGTGGGCGCTTTTACCGGCTCTACAGATCAAATGTTTTATCATACAGGAGATATTGTCGTTGCCAACGGAGGAACGCTCACCTCAAGTGAAGAGGTAATGATAGAAGGCTATACGCTGGTGGAAAATGGAGGCACTTTCACGGTGACAGAAGATATTGTTAACCTGGGTTACTTTGAACTAGCTGCAACGGCTAATTTCACCAACACTGACGACTTGATCCTGTCGGGAAACAGCGTTGCTATCATCGACAATACATCTTTTGGTGCAGATGATATTTACATCGATTGGACAGATGCTACACTTTGTGGCAGCGGCATCGTAAACCTTGGCAACGGGGGTGCAGACCCTACCGTTCAATTCTTTAACGGTGGCACCCTCGACCAGGTATGTGCTGATTTTAGTCTCACATGCTCCAGTAATTGTGGCGCTTTTCCAATCACGCCCACCGGGAATTTTATCACAGGAAATGCCGGGCCAGGCGGAGTTGGCGACCAAAACAACAACCAGTTGTGGCTTAGGGCAAATGATTTGAGCCTGTCTGACGGCGTTGCTGTTACAACCTGGCCAGATGCATCAGGAAATGGTTTGTCGGCAGTATCAAGTGGAGTAACAGCTGAGGAGCCAACATTCAATGCTAACGCTGTAAATACTTCGCTCCCATCGGTAAGTTTCGACGGGGGAGACTTTTTAACCCTTGGCACCCCAGCGGGCCTCAACTTAATTCCCGGTACGGACAGTTGGTCCTTTTTTGCAGTTTACAATGTCCCCTCGGGCAATAATGGCACTATTTTTTCTAAGGCAACAGCTACTTCCGGCACCAGACAGTATCAATATACATTTGATGGTAATACCTTCACCTCATTCATCGGTGGCAACTATGGGCTCGGCACCATCAACACTGCCGATTCCTGGGCTATCGGAGCTCACATCAACAATACGACAGCAAAAAACTCCTGGTCTGATGAAGCTGTAAACGTATCAGGGGGCGGAGTAGGCACAGGAACCGTGGCCACCACTGACGTGCTGGTCGGCGCCAGACGTGGAACCGCCACAACAACTGGATTTCTCCTAACCGGAGACATTGCGGAAATAGCGATGTACGATGGCGAGGTAAATACTGCACAAAGAATAATTATCGACAATTACTTGTCTGCAAAATATGATATCGATATTTCCGCCTCCGGAAACGACGTATACACAATGGATGACCCGGCAAATGGAGACTACGACTTTGAAGTAGCCGGCATTGGAAGGGCTGCTGACGGTTCGGCACACGTGGATGCCCGTGGGTCGGGTATACTTCGTGTATGGAACCCCAGTGACCTGGACGATGGCGAATTCATGTTTTGGGGACACGACAATGCTGCAATTAGCTCTACAAGCAAAGCAATTGGCACCGATGTTGACGGAACAGTTATCGAAGAAAAGCTGTCAAGAAACTGGACGGTCACTAAAACAGGTGACGTAGGCACCGTTTCCATCTCTTTTGACTTCAGTGGAGTGGGCGGAAGTCCGCTTGGCTCCAATTTGAGACTGCTTGTTGACCGGGATGGGGATTTTTCTACAAATGACGTAACACCACTAGCAGGAACCGTATCAAATAAAATCGCCGTATTTTCCGGAGTGTCATTTCAGGATGGGGACAGGTTCAGTTTGGGTAATACCGATGTATCAGTGCCGCTGCCAGTTGAATTATTGAGCTTTTCGGCAATGGCAACAAGCAGCATGGTGACTATCGAGTGGGCAACAGGGTCAGAGCTGAACAATGACTTCTTTGCTGTTGAAAGCTCAGTTGATGCACAAAATTGGCAAGAGATTCTTCAGGTAAAGGGGGCTGGCACTACTTCTGAAAAGCGAACCTATCGTGCTGTTGATCATCAGCCCTACCCGGGAAAGTCGTTCTACAGACTAAAACAAACGGATTTTGACGGCACAATTTCATATTCCGACATTGAAAAGGTTGACTTTACGCTATCCAGCGATCTGACAGTCTACCCCAACCCGTCAGGGAATAGGTTCAAGTTAAAAGGTTCGCACAATCTCAACCCTTCGCATGTAAAAGTTTACAATACCGCTGGCCAACATATAAAACCAAAGGTGACTGTTGCTTCTGGCGAACTCGTGATTGACTTGATTTCTTACCCTTCAGGCGTATATATCCTACATTTCCCCGCAAACGGCTCTCTACAGTCTTTTAGGCTGGTTAAGTTATAA
- a CDS encoding cytochrome ubiquinol oxidase subunit I: MTDLLAARSQMAMSLGFHIIFSCIGMVMPFLMAFANYKWLKTGQEDYHRLMKAWARGVAIFFAVGAVSGTVLSFELGLLWPGFMEHAGPIIGMPFSLEGAAFFLEAVALGLFLYGEKVLKPWVHFTSGVFVGISGVASGILVVAANGWMNSPSGFDWVNGQASNVDPIAAMLNEAWFTQALHMTLAAFVATGFGVAGVHAWQYLKDRSKLLHLRALKIALAFGAVAAFLQPFSGHLSADDVAHRQPVKLAAMESHFETEKGASFVIGGIPDEEKGEVNYAIKIPYLLSILAFTDPMAEVKGLDAFPRDEWPPVAIVHFAFQTMIAIGVLLMLIGVIFLFGQWKKLLLVQRTWFLKILAFATPLGFLAVEAGWVVTEVGRQPWIIYGIMKTADAVTPMPGIAYSFYVTTGIYLLLAILVFWLMGRQITVFNQEKEVAHV, from the coding sequence ATGACCGATCTTCTGGCTGCCCGCTCACAAATGGCCATGTCACTGGGTTTCCACATTATATTCTCCTGCATCGGTATGGTCATGCCATTTCTCATGGCATTTGCCAATTACAAATGGCTCAAGACCGGCCAGGAGGACTACCACCGTTTAATGAAGGCCTGGGCCAGAGGTGTGGCTATTTTTTTTGCCGTAGGCGCAGTGTCGGGCACTGTGCTCAGTTTCGAGCTGGGGCTGCTTTGGCCGGGCTTTATGGAGCACGCCGGGCCTATCATTGGTATGCCTTTTTCGCTGGAAGGAGCAGCGTTCTTTCTGGAGGCGGTAGCACTTGGCTTGTTTTTATATGGTGAAAAGGTCTTGAAGCCCTGGGTGCATTTTACGTCAGGAGTTTTCGTTGGCATTTCCGGAGTGGCATCTGGCATTCTGGTGGTAGCAGCCAATGGCTGGATGAATAGCCCGTCAGGTTTCGACTGGGTAAACGGACAGGCATCGAACGTTGATCCTATTGCTGCTATGCTAAACGAGGCCTGGTTCACTCAGGCTTTGCATATGACGCTTGCCGCCTTTGTCGCCACTGGCTTTGGCGTGGCTGGGGTGCATGCCTGGCAATATTTAAAAGACAGAAGCAAATTGCTCCATCTTCGGGCACTCAAAATAGCTCTCGCATTCGGGGCAGTGGCTGCTTTTTTACAACCGTTCAGCGGTCACCTTTCGGCAGATGATGTGGCACACAGGCAGCCGGTGAAGCTGGCAGCAATGGAGAGTCATTTTGAGACAGAGAAAGGTGCTTCATTCGTTATTGGCGGGATTCCCGATGAAGAAAAAGGAGAAGTGAACTATGCTATCAAGATTCCTTACTTATTGAGCATTTTGGCATTCACTGATCCGATGGCTGAAGTGAAAGGGCTTGATGCTTTTCCAAGAGACGAATGGCCGCCTGTAGCCATAGTACACTTTGCTTTTCAGACTATGATAGCAATAGGTGTCCTACTTATGCTAATCGGCGTGATTTTCCTTTTTGGCCAATGGAAGAAGCTACTGCTGGTTCAACGCACCTGGTTTCTTAAGATTCTTGCATTCGCAACGCCATTGGGCTTTTTGGCTGTGGAGGCTGGCTGGGTGGTGACGGAGGTGGGAAGGCAGCCGTGGATTATTTATGGGATCATGAAAACAGCCGATGCCGTAACGCCTATGCCAGGCATAGCTTATTCATTTTATGTAACCACAGGTATTTATTTACTACTGGCCATTTTAGTCTTTTGGTTGATGGGGCGGCAAATCACGGTGTTCAATCAGGAAAAGGAGGTAGCTCATGTTTGA
- a CDS encoding M20/M25/M40 family metallo-hydrolase, with protein sequence MTIKFPSRLIFSAFSLAFLAGCGDKTTDTSENKQDSTAAGRAPVAMTAPKLEDTFKAEIDALSAHPQVKEAFQFIEAYDEQTIKTLITLTEIEAPPYKEKNRSDKYLSLLKEAGADSVWQDEVWNAIGLVKGTKRGKVLAFCAHLDTVFPEGTDTRVQQSGDTLKAPGISDDTRGLAILITIMKAIRKAGIQPENDILFIGNVGEEGQGDLRGAKYLFGPNGPKIDAFISVDGSGHESVTNQALGSHRYRITFEGPGGHSWGAFGLGNPHHALGRAITYFTDEADKFTRGGPKTNYNVGVISGGTSVNSIPFESIMEVDMRSESPESLVKVDTILQQAVRKALADQNKLKRHGPDLTVKIEMIGDRPSGEHPESMAIVQRGIAATQFVGGRPTLRRGSTDSNIPISKGIPAITIGGGGMGRNAHSLDEYFINKDGVLGIKRALLIVLAEVGIDDEMRIESR encoded by the coding sequence ATGACTATAAAATTTCCCTCCAGACTTATATTTTCTGCTTTTTCACTTGCCTTTCTGGCCGGTTGCGGCGACAAAACAACGGATACCAGCGAAAATAAGCAAGATAGCACAGCCGCTGGCAGAGCACCAGTTGCCATGACAGCTCCGAAACTAGAAGATACCTTCAAAGCCGAAATCGATGCACTGTCGGCTCATCCGCAGGTAAAAGAGGCTTTTCAGTTCATCGAAGCCTATGATGAGCAAACCATTAAAACCCTTATCACTCTTACCGAGATTGAAGCACCTCCATACAAAGAAAAGAACCGCAGTGATAAATATTTGTCGCTGCTTAAAGAAGCGGGTGCCGATTCAGTTTGGCAGGATGAAGTGTGGAATGCAATCGGCTTGGTAAAAGGAACAAAAAGAGGTAAGGTGCTGGCGTTTTGTGCCCACCTCGACACGGTTTTCCCGGAAGGCACCGATACCCGGGTGCAGCAATCAGGCGATACACTAAAGGCTCCGGGTATTTCGGACGATACCAGGGGGCTGGCCATCCTTATCACCATTATGAAGGCCATCCGTAAGGCAGGCATTCAGCCAGAAAATGATATTTTGTTTATTGGCAATGTAGGAGAAGAGGGGCAGGGCGATTTGCGTGGAGCCAAGTATCTTTTTGGGCCTAACGGGCCTAAGATTGACGCCTTTATCTCAGTGGACGGCAGTGGCCATGAGTCGGTTACCAACCAGGCACTTGGGTCGCACAGGTATCGTATTACTTTTGAGGGCCCCGGAGGACATTCGTGGGGAGCCTTTGGTTTGGGCAACCCTCACCATGCACTGGGTAGAGCCATTACTTATTTTACTGATGAGGCTGACAAGTTTACCCGTGGCGGGCCAAAGACTAATTATAACGTAGGCGTTATTTCGGGTGGCACGTCGGTCAATTCTATCCCATTTGAATCCATCATGGAGGTGGACATGCGTTCCGAGAGCCCTGAAAGCCTTGTTAAGGTAGATACCATTCTGCAGCAGGCGGTTCGCAAGGCGCTGGCCGATCAGAATAAACTAAAAAGGCATGGGCCCGATTTGACCGTCAAAATCGAGATGATCGGTGACCGCCCTTCTGGTGAGCACCCAGAAAGCATGGCCATTGTCCAAAGAGGCATAGCTGCAACGCAGTTTGTCGGCGGCAGACCAACTTTGAGAAGAGGCAGCACTGATTCCAATATCCCGATTTCAAAAGGGATACCTGCCATCACGATTGGCGGCGGAGGAATGGGTAGAAATGCTCACTCCCTTGATGAATATTTCATCAACAAGGACGGTGTGCTGGGAATCAAGAGAGCCCTACTGATTGTTTTGGCTGAAGTGGGTATTGATGATGAAATGAGGATTGAATCAAGATAA